Proteins encoded together in one Desulfovibrio sp. window:
- a CDS encoding NADH-quinone oxidoreductase subunit H — translation MLDTVIHVILLLVMPPLLIGVINKTKAWFGGRVGPPLLQLYYDIFKLMRKSMVLSDTTTWIFVAAPLVTLAAVLVAGLLVPLGHAHAPISFVGDLILFAYLFGLARFLTTAAALDTGSSFEGMGASREVTFACFSEPALFFAFLVLAKISGSLTLSDILRATVDVSVTASAPLILIAIGLFVVLLAENCRIPVDDPNTHLELTMIHEVMVLDHSGPLLGVILYAASLKLFVLGGVLLHIITPSYAAMRWFDWPLFMVQMVCLAAAVGVVESVMARLQMRHVPYLLVFALISCGFGFLLLIR, via the coding sequence ATGCTCGACACGGTTATACATGTGATTCTGCTTTTGGTCATGCCACCGCTGCTTATTGGCGTGATCAACAAAACAAAGGCATGGTTCGGCGGCCGGGTCGGCCCTCCGTTGTTGCAATTGTATTACGATATTTTCAAACTGATGCGCAAAAGCATGGTGCTGAGCGACACGACCACATGGATCTTCGTTGCAGCCCCGCTCGTAACCCTGGCCGCTGTGCTGGTGGCAGGACTGTTGGTGCCCCTTGGGCATGCCCATGCCCCTATTTCCTTCGTCGGCGACCTGATCCTCTTTGCTTATCTTTTCGGATTGGCCAGATTCCTGACTACTGCGGCGGCGTTGGACACCGGGTCCTCCTTCGAAGGTATGGGTGCTTCCCGCGAGGTGACCTTCGCATGTTTCTCCGAACCGGCCCTGTTCTTCGCCTTTCTGGTACTGGCGAAAATCTCGGGATCGCTGACGCTGTCCGACATACTCCGCGCCACAGTGGACGTTTCCGTAACGGCCAGCGCCCCGCTGATATTGATTGCCATAGGGCTTTTCGTTGTTCTTCTGGCCGAGAACTGTAGGATTCCCGTGGATGACCCCAACACCCATCTGGAACTGACCATGATCCACGAGGTCATGGTGCTCGACCACAGCGGGCCGTTGCTTGGGGTGATCCTGTATGCGGCCAGCCTGAAGCTCTTCGTTCTCGGCGGCGTCCTGCTGCACATCATCACCCCGTCGTATGCGGCCATGCGCTGGTTCGACTGGCCGCTGTTCATGGTGCAGATGGTGTGTCTGGCCGCCGCTGTCGGTGTGGTGGAGTCGGTCATGGCCCGGCTCCAGATGAGGCACGTGCCGTATTTGCTGGTTTTCGCCCTGATTTCCTGCGGATTCGGTTTTCTCCTACTGATCAGGTGA